The following are encoded in a window of Penaeus monodon isolate SGIC_2016 chromosome 9, NSTDA_Pmon_1, whole genome shotgun sequence genomic DNA:
- the LOC119576737 gene encoding ionotropic receptor 25a-like produces the protein MGLTAYKTGSASYATADLKRIQKYAQQKGSRNQHVSVPGISNPPPVSAVDESLKEGAAWLEAGISKAEKASKVTLNHDVVTVSLDNEELGQEQLCSSIFNGAALLLDVTAGGWAYGRDTAAAHGIPYVRLQISNYQWMSAVDDLLQSRNATDAALIFGTESQLDQALYYLVEGSVVRVIVLAGIMSNTTETLKKMRPAPSYYVILGSSKEISTLFDKAMQNDLVTRDSRWTLVATDYNPKVFDRQMLYGSTGVTVMAPTEQVCCVARRVVSACDCSSLIIPQELTINGVKALTATLKTDKRANVQGSCDAPPDTPASTASFYVALQQELVSWYNMMWSADKMQMTPQLEFAITAINSSASVAVGTWATNSLLKLNPNYEHSPIRRFFRIGTVMARPWVYKKEGSAAYEGYCVELSKKLSELMTFDFEFVFPEDGHYGARQKNGSWNGLVGDLANGNTTSGSALSHDFQRDGGLNSGFRISTNLASQSRKRLIRKRQRQENLFKFMTVLKAEVWVSIVAALVVTGIMIWLLDKYSPYSAQNNAALYPPNCRIFTLKESFWFALTSFTPQGGGEAPKALSGRTLVAAYWLFVVLMLATFTANLAAFLTVERMQTPVSSLEELAGQSKINYTVLKSTATGQYFQNMAAAEEELYRVWKELTLNSTSDQSKYRVWDYPIKEQYTHILQVIEETGPVSRAEEGIKKVLDNENGEFAFIHDASEIRYEVYHSCDLTEVGEPFAEQPYAIAVQQGSHLQDEISRAILELQKDRYFEALSAQFWNSSARGICPNDNDSEGITLQSLGGVFIATLIGLALAMIALAAEVMYYKRSPNKVTDITPKMALKMAPGKDHVSRINVTPVY, from the exons ATGG GCCTGACTGCGTACAAGACAGGGTCTGCGTCTTATGCTACAGCGGATCTAAAAAGGATCCAGAAATACGCGCAGCAGAAGGGCAGCAGAAACCAGCATGTATCGGTTCCCGGAATT TCCAACCCTCCCCCAGTCAGCGCCGTGGACGAGAGCCTGAAGGAGGGCGCTGCGTGGCTGGAGGCCGGGATCTCAAAGGCGGAGAAGGCGTCCAAAGTAACTCTGAATCACGACGTCGTCACCGTGTCCCTGGATAACGAGGAGCTGGGCCAAGAGCAGC TATGCTCCTCCATCTTCAACGGCGCCGCCCTCCTGTTGGACGTCACAGCAGGAGGGTGGGCGTACGGGCGTGACACCGCTGCCGCCCACGGAATCCCGTACGTGCGTCTGCAGATCTCGAATTACCAGTGGATGTCAGCTGTGGACGATCTCCTCCAGAGCAGAAACGCCACGGACGCTGCTCTCATCTTCGGCACAGAGTCTC aGCTGGACCAGGCCCTCTACTACCTCGTCGAAGGCTCCGTAGTCCGCGTCATCGTCCTGGCCGGGATCATGTCCAACACGACGGAGACGCTGAAGAAGATGAGACCGGCGCCATCATACTACGTCATCCTCGGCTCTTCCAAGGAGATATCCACGCTCTTCGATAAG GCCATGCAAAATGACCTCGTTACGCGAGACTCGCGCTGGACACTCGTGGCGACGGACTACAACCCAAAGGTTTTCGA TCGCCAAATGCTCTACGGCTCCACGGGCGTGACGGTGATGGCACCCACGGAACAGGTCTGCTGCGTCGCCAGGAGGGTGGTGTCGGCGTGTGACTGCAGTTCTCTCATT ATCCCTCAAGAACTGACCATCAACGGCGTGAAGGCTCTGACGGCGACGCTGAAGACTGACAAAAGGGCGAACGTTCAAGGGTCCTGCGACGCCCCTCCAGATACCCCGGCCTCCACCGCCTCCTTCTACGTCGCCCTCCAGCAG GAACTGGTATCGTGGTACAACATGATGTGGTCGGCAGACAAGATGCAGATGACGCCCCAACTGGAGTTCGCCATCACAGCCATCAACAGCTCGGCCAGCGTGGCAGTGGGCACCTGGGCGACGAATTCGCTCCTGAAGCTGAACCCCAACTACGAGCACTCCCCCATCAGGCGGTTCTTCAGGATTGGGACTGTGATG GCGCGGCCGTGGGTGTACAAGAAGGAGGGCAGCGCGGCGTACGAGGGCTACTGCGTGGAGCTCTCCAAGAAGCTTTCGGAGCTGATGACGTTCGACTTCGAGTTCGTGTTCCCGGAGGACGGCCACTACGGCGCGCGGCAGAAGAACGGCTCCTGGAACGGCCTCGTCGGCGACCTGGCCaacggg AACACAACATCAGGTAGCGCCCTATCTCATGACTTCCAGAGAGATGGAGGATTGAATTCTGGCTTCCGTATTTCGACCAATCTGGCATCTCAATCG cgcaagagat TGATCCGGAAACGCCAGCGTCAGGAGAATCTGTTCAAGTTCATGACGGTACTGAAGGCGGAGGTGTGGGTGTCCATCGTGGCGGCGCTGGTCGTCACGGGCATCATGATCTGGCTGTTGGATAAATACTCGCCTTACTCGGCCCAGAACAATGCTGCTCTTTACCCGCCGAACTGCAG GATCTTCACGCTGAAGGAGAGCTTCTGGTTCGCCCTGACGTCCTTCACGccgcagggaggaggggaggcaccCAAGGCTCTCAGCGGCAGGACTCTCGTAGCGGCTTATTGGCTCTTCGTGGTGCTAATGTTAGCGACTTTCACCGCTAACCTCGCTGCCTTCCTCACCGTCGAGCGTATGCAg ACGCCCGTGAGTTCCCTGGAGGAGCTAGCGGGACAGAGCAAGATCAACTATACCGTGTTAAAGTCAACGGCCACAGGACAGTACTTCCAGAACATGGCGGCCGCAGAGGAAGAACTTTACCG GGTGTGGAAGGAACTCACCCTTAACAGCACAAGCGACCAGAGCAAGTACCGAGTGTGGGACTACCCTATCAAGGAACAGTACACGCACATCCTTCAGGTTATCGAGGAGACAGGCCCTGTATCACGCGCCGAGGAGGGTATCAAAAAG GTCCTGGACAACGAGAACGGAGAGTTCGCCTTCATCCACGACGCCTCCGAGATCCGCTACGAAGTGTACCACAGCTGCGACCTGACGGAGGTGGGAGAGCCCTTCGCCGAGCAGCCGTACGCCATCGCAGTGCAACAGGGGAGCCACCTGCAGGACGAGATCAGCAGGGC GATTTTGGAACTGCAGAAAGACCGGTACTTCGAGGCTCTCTCCGCTCAGTTCTGGAACTCGTCAGCGCGCGGAATTTGTCCCAATGATAACGATTCGGAGGGTATCACCTTGCAGTCGCTCG GTGGGGTCTTCATCGCCACACTAATAGGCCTAGCCCTGGCCATGATCGCCTTGGCAGCCGAGGTCATGTACTACAAGCGCAGTCCAAACAAGGTCACGGACATAACACCCAAAATGGCGCTCAAAATGGCACCGGGAAAGGACCACGTTTCCCGAATTAATGTGACGCCCGTGTACTGA